Proteins found in one Brachyspira murdochii DSM 12563 genomic segment:
- a CDS encoding sodium-dependent transporter codes for MHNEKREKLSNRLGFLLVSAGCAIGLGNIWRFPYITGKYGGAAFVVVYLICLAVIGLPILIMEFSIGRAGGRDIAGSYKVLEKEGSKWHLIGYIQMLGCLILMMFYTSVTGWTVTYAYYMATGATLGLSPDGVGQFFGSMLSNPKIMVISLFIAVFFGTLICFKGLQAGVEKSSKFMMSSLFVIVIILIIRSVTLKGAIEGVKFYLLPDLSKIFQGGVGNLFEVIYAAMGQAFFTLGIGIGSMTIFGSYIGKEKSITNESIIIVILDTLIALLSGLVIFPACFAFNVNPGEGAGLAFVTLPNIFNSMPLPRLWGTLFFIFLTMAALTTVVTVFENLIAFTMSEFKMHRNTASIVVGIVVFVCSLPTALGFNVLSFIHPMGANTSFLDLFDFIVSYNLVELGGIYIIIFCVSKYGWGWDNFITEVDSGSGIKFPVISRFYVTYILPIILFAMFIINYIYKFFI; via the coding sequence ATGCATAATGAAAAAAGAGAAAAATTATCGAATAGGCTTGGTTTTTTACTAGTGTCGGCAGGATGTGCTATAGGACTTGGAAATATATGGAGATTCCCTTATATAACCGGTAAATATGGCGGAGCTGCTTTTGTTGTTGTTTATCTTATATGTTTAGCAGTAATAGGATTGCCTATACTTATAATGGAGTTTAGTATAGGACGTGCAGGCGGCAGGGATATTGCAGGTTCTTATAAGGTATTGGAAAAAGAAGGCTCTAAATGGCATTTAATAGGATATATTCAGATGTTGGGCTGTCTTATACTTATGATGTTTTATACCAGTGTTACGGGCTGGACTGTTACATATGCTTATTATATGGCGACTGGTGCTACATTAGGATTAAGTCCGGACGGAGTGGGACAGTTTTTTGGTTCTATGCTTTCCAATCCTAAAATAATGGTTATTAGTTTATTTATAGCTGTATTTTTTGGTACATTGATATGTTTTAAAGGTCTTCAGGCAGGTGTTGAAAAATCATCAAAGTTTATGATGTCGTCATTATTTGTAATAGTTATAATATTAATAATTAGATCTGTAACTTTGAAAGGTGCTATAGAAGGAGTAAAATTTTATCTTCTGCCGGATTTATCAAAAATTTTTCAAGGAGGCGTAGGAAATTTATTTGAGGTAATATATGCAGCAATGGGGCAGGCATTTTTTACTTTGGGTATAGGAATAGGGAGCATGACAATATTTGGAAGCTATATAGGAAAAGAAAAATCTATAACAAATGAATCTATAATAATAGTTATATTAGATACATTAATAGCACTTCTTTCTGGGCTTGTAATATTTCCAGCTTGTTTTGCATTTAATGTAAATCCGGGTGAAGGTGCAGGTTTGGCATTCGTTACTTTGCCTAATATATTTAATTCTATGCCTCTTCCTAGATTGTGGGGCACATTGTTTTTTATATTTTTGACAATGGCTGCTTTAACTACTGTTGTAACTGTATTTGAAAATTTAATAGCTTTTACTATGTCAGAGTTTAAAATGCATCGTAATACAGCATCTATAGTAGTTGGCATAGTTGTATTTGTATGTTCTCTTCCTACTGCTTTGGGCTTTAATGTATTATCATTTATACATCCTATGGGAGCAAATACAAGTTTCCTTGATTTATTTGATTTTATAGTAAGTTATAATTTGGTTGAGCTTGGAGGAATATATATAATAATATTCTGTGTTTCTAAATACGGTTGGGGATGGGATAATTTTATTACAGAAGTTGATTCTGGAAGCGGAATAAAGTTTCCAGTTATATCAAGATTTTATGTAACTTATATACTTCCTATAATATTATTTGCTATGTTTATTATTAATTACATATATAAGTTTTTTATTTGA